A DNA window from Thermoplasmata archaeon contains the following coding sequences:
- a CDS encoding ATPase domain-containing protein: MPQRVKTYVGNLDAIMEGGVPEGNVVIIFGKPGSMKSSLAYSILYNNMEKEEKKTLYVCLEQSSASLVGNMEGLGFKPPMGHSNMNILDIGILRKYMPQIGYSAWIELFRVDIQNLKKNFDFEVLAIDSLPVLEMLAKFKEPREELFYFFEWLRELKCTTFIVHEETDNPFEYGEDYLADGVIHLDLRRDEKSVNLYLGIAKMRKTQHRRGYFPLIFGNGKFELVID, translated from the coding sequence ATGCCTCAAAGAGTAAAGACATATGTTGGAAATCTGGATGCTATTATGGAAGGTGGGGTTCCAGAAGGAAATGTGGTAATAATTTTTGGAAAACCAGGCAGTATGAAGTCCTCTCTTGCTTATTCTATTCTTTACAACAACATGGAAAAAGAGGAAAAAAAGACCCTCTATGTCTGCTTGGAGCAGAGCAGTGCAAGTTTAGTCGGGAACATGGAAGGGCTTGGATTTAAGCCACCAATGGGGCACTCAAATATGAACATTCTAGACATTGGAATCCTCAGAAAATATATGCCCCAGATAGGTTATTCTGCTTGGATTGAGCTGTTTCGTGTAGACATTCAAAACCTTAAGAAGAACTTTGACTTCGAAGTACTGGCAATTGATTCTTTACCCGTATTAGAGATGCTGGCAAAATTCAAGGAACCAAGGGAAGAGCTCTTTTATTTCTTTGAGTGGTTGAGAGAACTTAAATGCACAACATTTATTGTTCATGAGGAAACAGACAATCCGTTCGAGTATGGAGAAGATTATCTAGCAGATGGAGTAATTCATCTGGACTTAAGGAGAGATGAAAAGAGTGTAAATCTTTACCTAGGAATTGCAAAGATGCGAAAAACCCAGCATAGACGCGGATATTTCCCCCTTATCTTTGGGAATGGGAAATTTGAACTCGTAATTGATTGA
- a CDS encoding aminotransferase class I/II-fold pyridoxal phosphate-dependent enzyme, whose protein sequence is MKRARGRTVQIPEAPIQKLLAIAQIPKNAVSLGQGVPFFPPPEKVVAAVIESASTGGFRYSEDAGLPSLRNAIKQKLRKENGIKSSTKNIMVTAGGNQAFVNSILAITEVGDEVILVAPYYFNHLMAIEMAGCRAKVVEVGEDFLPDVKAIEKKITKKTRAVVTVSPNNPAGVVYPHKLLREINEMCAQHGIYHISDEAYEHFVFEKATHLSPASLDKSLQHTISLFSFSKSFGMGGYRVGYMVFPSPLFPEVLKVQDTIGICPPVPSQHGAEAALRVGKKYPGKYLSKMENVRKIFIEELEKFDLHLSPANGAFYLYVRIPEKSGKRIDDWELAIQMIERYGVIVLPSSIFGDKHPGFRLSFGNVDEETGLEGVRRFLKGLASLCPWVR, encoded by the coding sequence ATGAAAAGAGCAAGAGGAAGAACCGTACAAATTCCAGAAGCACCGATTCAGAAACTGCTTGCTATCGCGCAAATTCCAAAAAATGCAGTGTCACTCGGGCAGGGTGTTCCTTTTTTCCCACCTCCTGAAAAAGTTGTGGCCGCAGTAATTGAGAGTGCCAGTACAGGTGGTTTTCGGTACAGTGAAGATGCAGGATTGCCAAGTTTAAGAAATGCGATAAAGCAAAAGCTAAGGAAAGAGAATGGAATCAAATCTTCAACGAAAAACATAATGGTGACTGCTGGTGGAAACCAGGCTTTTGTAAACTCAATTCTGGCAATAACAGAGGTTGGTGATGAAGTCATTCTGGTTGCTCCCTATTATTTTAATCATCTAATGGCTATAGAGATGGCAGGATGTAGGGCTAAAGTTGTGGAAGTTGGCGAGGATTTCCTCCCAGATGTGAAAGCAATTGAAAAGAAGATTACGAAGAAAACGAGGGCAGTGGTGACAGTTTCACCAAACAACCCTGCAGGTGTGGTCTATCCTCACAAACTGCTCAGAGAAATAAATGAGATGTGTGCCCAACATGGAATTTACCATATTTCTGATGAGGCCTACGAACATTTTGTTTTTGAGAAAGCAACGCATCTAAGTCCTGCCTCTCTAGATAAATCGCTTCAACATACCATTTCCCTTTTCTCATTTTCCAAGTCGTTTGGGATGGGTGGCTACAGAGTGGGTTACATGGTATTTCCTTCCCCGCTTTTCCCAGAGGTGCTGAAGGTGCAGGACACAATTGGAATCTGCCCACCTGTACCTTCTCAGCATGGTGCAGAGGCAGCACTGAGGGTTGGAAAAAAGTATCCTGGTAAGTATTTATCGAAAATGGAGAATGTGAGAAAAATATTTATTGAGGAACTGGAAAAATTTGATTTGCATCTCTCTCCTGCAAACGGTGCCTTTTATCTTTATGTGAGAATTCCAGAAAAGAGTGGAAAAAGGATTGATGACTGGGAGCTCGCAATTCAGATGATTGAGAGATATGGTGTGATAGTTCTGCCTTCATCCATTTTTGGGGATAAACATCCTGGCTTTCGGTTATCTTTCGGAAATGTGGATGAAGAGACAGGACTTGAGGGAGTAAGACGTTTTCTCAAGGGCTTGGCATCGCTGTGTCCTTGGGTGCGTTAA
- a CDS encoding ribbon-helix-helix domain-containing protein, with protein MINERITIRLPEDIIQKLDEIIKTEGYSNRSEFIRKTLIDLITQRNTKKEETLKIDETKIDLAKDSNSRKITIEISEDIYVALTDLQSRGLFHGPIDVILSNEIERVMLTHLKGLKETREKEVEAINSEKSKVVR; from the coding sequence ATGATAAATGAAAGAATAACAATAAGGCTACCCGAAGACATCATTCAAAAATTGGACGAGATAATAAAAACAGAGGGATACAGCAACCGCTCTGAGTTTATCAGAAAAACATTGATAGACCTGATCACTCAAAGGAACACAAAAAAAGAAGAAACACTCAAAATAGATGAAACTAAAATCGACCTCGCGAAAGATAGCAACAGCAGAAAAATTACCATAGAGATTTCAGAAGATATCTATGTGGCATTGACAGATCTCCAGTCCAGAGGACTCTTCCATGGACCCATAGATGTTATTCTTTCAAACGAAATAGAGCGTGTGATGCTCACGCATCTAAAAGGCCTGAAGGAGACAAGGGAAAAGGAAGTAGAAGCAATAAACTCTGAAAAATCGAAGGTGGTGAGATAA
- a CDS encoding Mrp/NBP35 family ATP-binding protein translates to MNEEYLKQTKKISERMNRVKYKVAVMSGKGGVGKSVVSALLSTALAKNGKKVGLLDGDITGSSIPKIFGLTEKLGAGENGIMPVTSRLGIKVVSINLVLEEESQAVIWRGPLIGGVIRQLLADTDWGDLDFLIIDLPPGTSDAQLTVLQSLRLNGVILVSTPQELVEMIVMKAVDMLRQTNTKIAGLVMNMSSFRCPHCGSILYPLGRFPGYENLEIKFGVPLLSELPIDPNISLLCDKGKIEEYVSKEMSYLSEKLPAILDSLA, encoded by the coding sequence ATGAACGAAGAGTATCTGAAACAGACGAAGAAAATCTCAGAGAGAATGAACAGAGTAAAATACAAGGTAGCAGTGATGAGTGGAAAGGGTGGCGTCGGCAAAAGTGTTGTGAGTGCTTTGCTTTCAACTGCACTTGCAAAAAATGGAAAAAAGGTTGGTTTGCTTGATGGGGATATAACTGGCTCGAGCATACCAAAGATCTTTGGGTTAACTGAAAAATTGGGTGCTGGAGAAAATGGGATCATGCCGGTTACTTCGCGCCTTGGCATTAAAGTTGTTTCTATAAATTTGGTACTGGAGGAGGAATCGCAAGCAGTTATCTGGAGAGGCCCATTGATTGGAGGTGTAATAAGACAATTGCTCGCAGATACTGACTGGGGAGACCTCGACTTCCTCATCATAGATCTCCCACCTGGAACATCAGATGCACAGCTTACAGTTTTACAATCGCTGCGATTGAATGGAGTAATTCTGGTCTCTACACCCCAGGAACTTGTGGAAATGATTGTTATGAAGGCAGTAGATATGCTTCGTCAAACCAACACGAAGATTGCTGGTCTTGTAATGAACATGAGTTCTTTTAGATGTCCACACTGCGGCAGCATTCTATATCCTCTTGGGAGATTTCCTGGCTATGAAAACTTAGAGATAAAGTTTGGTGTTCCTCTGCTCTCAGAACTTCCCATAGACCCAAATATTTCCTTGTTATGTGATAAAGGCAAGATTGAGGAGTATGTTAGTAAAGAGATGTCTTATCTATCTGAAAAACTTCCAGCCATTCTTGACTCTCTAGCTTAA
- a CDS encoding TldD/PmbA family protein, with product MVVHMLQHDVEMDYALKILEKAKVEYGDVRFVGRKSERISTKNGVPAISISDSIGVGIRVLVNGAWGFASTNDTSKKGIKRIAELAVRTAKASALTTKEKVVLSPEEPAIDKYESTVKKDPWNVSTEERVNYLIDCEKRMRISDRIKLTMGHSEVWEENKLFGSTEGARISQRFVETGGGIAAIAIETGEMQTRSYPTSFGGDYRQGGHEFFEGLKLLENAERVGKEAEQLLHASQCPSEVTTIIISSDQMVLQVHESCGHPSELDRVFGYEASYAGTSFMTPEKLNKFRYGSDLVNIVGDATAPGGLGTFGYDDEGVKAQQFHIIKNGIISGYLSSRETAAKLGQRSTGAMRADNYNRMPIIRMTNINLLPGNWKFEELIKDTKKGIYVETNKSWSIDDRRLNFQFGTEIGYRIENGEMKEMLKNCVYTGITYEFWRSCDAICSEEYWHLWGLRNCGKGEPGQVMRVGHGTSPTRFNNVRVGVGKW from the coding sequence ATGGTGGTGCACATGTTGCAACATGATGTTGAGATGGACTATGCTCTGAAAATTCTGGAAAAGGCAAAGGTTGAATATGGAGATGTGAGGTTTGTGGGAAGAAAATCAGAGCGAATAAGCACAAAGAATGGAGTGCCAGCAATCAGCATATCGGACAGCATTGGTGTTGGAATTCGAGTCCTTGTGAATGGTGCCTGGGGTTTTGCATCTACAAATGATACCTCAAAGAAAGGAATAAAGCGAATTGCAGAACTGGCTGTGAGAACTGCAAAGGCATCCGCACTCACAACAAAGGAAAAAGTGGTGCTTAGTCCTGAAGAGCCAGCAATTGACAAATATGAGTCAACAGTGAAAAAAGACCCCTGGAATGTGTCTACAGAAGAACGGGTAAATTACCTGATTGACTGTGAAAAACGCATGCGAATTTCAGACAGAATCAAGCTCACGATGGGCCATAGCGAGGTCTGGGAAGAGAACAAGCTGTTTGGAAGCACGGAAGGGGCAAGGATAAGCCAGAGATTTGTGGAGACAGGTGGAGGCATTGCTGCAATTGCAATTGAGACAGGCGAGATGCAGACAAGAAGTTATCCCACATCGTTTGGTGGGGACTACAGACAAGGGGGCCATGAGTTTTTTGAGGGCTTGAAATTGCTGGAAAATGCAGAGAGAGTGGGCAAAGAAGCAGAGCAGCTGCTCCATGCGTCGCAGTGTCCCTCAGAAGTGACAACCATTATAATAAGCTCGGACCAGATGGTACTGCAGGTGCATGAGTCATGTGGACACCCCTCTGAACTGGACAGGGTCTTTGGCTACGAAGCCAGTTATGCTGGCACAAGCTTTATGACCCCTGAAAAACTGAACAAATTCAGGTATGGTTCTGACCTTGTGAACATTGTTGGTGATGCCACTGCACCTGGTGGGCTCGGAACCTTTGGCTACGATGATGAAGGAGTGAAAGCCCAGCAGTTCCACATAATCAAAAACGGAATAATTTCTGGTTATCTTTCTTCGAGAGAGACCGCTGCGAAGCTTGGACAGAGAAGCACTGGTGCGATGAGGGCAGACAACTACAACCGAATGCCGATTATAAGGATGACGAACATAAATCTGTTGCCTGGCAACTGGAAATTTGAAGAGTTGATTAAGGACACGAAGAAGGGTATTTATGTGGAAACAAACAAGAGCTGGAGCATTGATGACAGGCGATTAAACTTCCAGTTTGGCACGGAAATAGGTTATAGAATAGAAAATGGAGAAATGAAAGAAATGCTGAAAAACTGTGTTTACACAGGAATAACTTATGAATTTTGGCGGAGCTGCGATGCAATTTGCTCTGAGGAATACTGGCATCTCTGGGGCTTGAGGAACTGTGGGAAAGGCGAGCCAGGACAGGTAATGCGTGTAGGACATGGAACCTCACCTACTAGATTTAACAATGTTCGTGTGGGGGTGGGCAAATGGTAG
- a CDS encoding Rab family GTPase, whose translation MQAYVKKIALAGDWATGKTSLVKRFVYSQFDDKYVQTIGTKVSKKSVKFGSKEGEVIVNLIIWDVLGQRDYKMIHANAFKGLDGAILVVDITRKATLQSIHDYWYPQIVKVSGRIPFVIFGNKSDLKQNAEVKLDDIKNIAGTIGVSEDLCMLTSAKTGENVEKAFIRIARACVMSPPPLRVAQESGGIYKTPDVYTAQAVLDAIIIDFVETYGSETEAMDVVEKCARAANVNMQMPEKQALQEFVVMLKKVEVEKGFNQEFVEENFARRLMMIAYI comes from the coding sequence ATGCAAGCCTATGTGAAAAAAATTGCTCTGGCAGGAGATTGGGCTACTGGAAAAACAAGCTTGGTGAAGAGATTTGTTTACAGTCAATTTGATGATAAATATGTGCAAACAATTGGCACAAAGGTCTCAAAAAAGTCGGTAAAATTCGGAAGCAAGGAAGGAGAAGTGATTGTCAATCTGATAATCTGGGATGTGCTGGGGCAGAGGGATTATAAGATGATTCATGCAAATGCATTTAAGGGATTGGATGGTGCAATTCTCGTGGTGGACATAACCAGAAAAGCCACACTTCAGAGCATTCATGACTACTGGTATCCTCAAATTGTGAAGGTGAGCGGGAGAATTCCATTCGTGATTTTCGGAAACAAATCAGACCTCAAGCAGAATGCAGAGGTAAAACTGGATGATATAAAAAACATTGCTGGGACTATCGGAGTATCCGAGGACCTCTGCATGCTTACCTCTGCAAAGACAGGAGAAAATGTGGAGAAGGCGTTTATAAGGATTGCCAGAGCTTGCGTTATGTCTCCTCCACCCCTGAGGGTGGCACAGGAATCTGGTGGAATTTACAAAACTCCTGATGTGTACACCGCTCAAGCGGTTCTGGATGCCATAATAATTGATTTTGTGGAGACCTATGGGAGCGAAACAGAGGCAATGGATGTTGTGGAGAAGTGTGCCAGGGCTGCCAATGTGAACATGCAGATGCCGGAGAAACAGGCACTGCAGGAATTTGTGGTAATGCTGAAAAAAGTGGAAGTGGAAAAAGGTTTCAACCAGGAATTCGTGGAGGAAAATTTTGCAAGACGGTTGATGATGATTGCCTACATTTAG
- a CDS encoding replication factor C small subunit yields MMEIWVEKYRPAKLDEVIGQEKVVSRLKGYVAAKSMPHLLFSGPPGTGKTTCALAFVKELFGENWQSNFIELNASDERGIPVVRGKIKEFARVTAVGDVGFKVIFLDEADALTPEAQNALRRTMEMYSRVCRFILSCNYSSKIIEPIQSRCAVFRFVPVSKALLLSRLKEIAAKENIEVDEDALESIAYLAAGDVRKAINILQTCSATEEKITIDIVYHVTGRLKGDELKEIMDCIMKKDFNGAKNIADRFLIEQGMSAQEFLEDLHRYILDANIDEELKVKIAEKIGEADFRVSEGSNERIQIEALLAQLILLCSKK; encoded by the coding sequence ATGATGGAAATTTGGGTTGAAAAATACAGACCAGCCAAGCTAGATGAAGTCATAGGACAGGAAAAGGTTGTCAGTAGATTAAAGGGTTATGTAGCTGCCAAATCAATGCCACACCTTCTCTTTTCTGGGCCACCAGGCACTGGAAAAACCACTTGTGCACTGGCATTTGTAAAGGAATTGTTCGGTGAGAACTGGCAGAGCAATTTCATAGAATTGAATGCCTCGGATGAGCGTGGAATTCCAGTAGTCAGAGGCAAAATAAAGGAATTTGCACGAGTCACTGCTGTTGGTGATGTGGGTTTTAAGGTAATTTTCCTTGATGAAGCAGATGCTTTGACACCGGAGGCACAGAACGCATTGCGAAGAACAATGGAGATGTATTCAAGAGTGTGTAGATTCATACTTTCATGCAATTATTCTTCCAAGATCATCGAACCGATTCAATCGAGATGTGCAGTTTTCAGGTTCGTACCTGTGAGCAAGGCATTGCTTTTGAGCAGATTAAAAGAAATTGCAGCAAAGGAAAACATTGAAGTGGACGAGGATGCGCTGGAATCTATCGCATATCTTGCTGCAGGAGATGTGAGGAAGGCAATCAACATTCTCCAGACCTGCAGTGCCACTGAAGAAAAGATAACGATAGATATAGTTTACCATGTTACTGGTAGGTTGAAAGGGGATGAGTTGAAGGAGATTATGGACTGTATAATGAAAAAGGATTTCAATGGAGCAAAAAATATTGCTGATAGATTTTTGATCGAGCAGGGAATGAGTGCACAGGAGTTTCTGGAAGACCTCCATAGGTATATTTTAGATGCTAACATTGATGAAGAATTGAAGGTAAAAATTGCGGAGAAAATTGGTGAGGCAGATTTTAGGGTCTCTGAAGGAAGTAATGAACGGATCCAGATAGAGGCACTCCTTGCCCAACTTATTTTGCTCTGTTCGAAAAAATAG
- a CDS encoding TldD/PmbA family protein: MVDIVEIAEKILKMVQCDQADVRIMGEKSHLTRFANSQIHQNMYEENYTADVRVVIGKKIGTAKANSLDDEHLRKMVETAVKIAKLQKDRNDFVSLPGKIRELKKPKTFVRATASHTVEEKAEAVKKIFETAKNYKPAPLAYGAFSTTTNEICVANTLGVSVYGKQTVAKVGICMIADENEEKGYGWSEMAHMDVNKIDVEAVAKTAAEKAVGSLHTKKIEPGEYEVILEPLAVSELLGYLSYAGMGALAVQEMRSFLCGNIGKKIMDEKVSIWDDGNNTSGIPMPFDFEGVPRQRVDIIENGVAKGYVYDSYTAGREGKQSTGHALPPGMGAFEVGPLPINLFMKEGTMKVEDMIANCKKGLLVTKFHYVNIIHPVKTIFTGMTRDGTFYIENGKILHPVKNLRFTQNVVEAFSSVKGLSKERKIIGGDFGVTVCPYAHLEKFNFTGVTEF; this comes from the coding sequence ATGGTAGATATAGTTGAGATTGCGGAAAAAATTCTGAAGATGGTGCAGTGCGACCAGGCAGATGTGCGTATCATGGGTGAAAAGAGTCATCTGACAAGGTTTGCGAACTCTCAGATTCACCAGAACATGTATGAGGAGAATTACACTGCAGATGTGCGTGTGGTGATTGGAAAGAAGATAGGGACAGCAAAAGCAAATTCACTTGATGATGAGCACTTGAGAAAAATGGTGGAGACCGCAGTAAAAATTGCAAAATTGCAGAAGGACAGAAATGACTTTGTTTCGTTACCTGGAAAAATCAGGGAGCTGAAAAAACCGAAAACATTTGTGAGGGCTACTGCCAGCCACACTGTTGAGGAAAAGGCAGAGGCAGTGAAGAAGATTTTTGAGACTGCCAAAAACTACAAGCCAGCACCACTTGCTTATGGCGCTTTTTCTACAACAACTAATGAAATCTGCGTTGCCAACACACTCGGTGTTTCTGTTTACGGAAAACAAACTGTGGCAAAAGTGGGCATTTGTATGATTGCTGATGAGAATGAGGAAAAGGGCTATGGCTGGAGCGAGATGGCACATATGGATGTGAATAAGATAGATGTGGAAGCTGTTGCGAAAACCGCTGCAGAGAAGGCAGTGGGAAGTTTGCACACAAAGAAGATTGAGCCAGGCGAATACGAGGTTATTCTTGAGCCCCTTGCAGTTTCTGAGTTGCTCGGGTATCTGAGTTATGCGGGCATGGGTGCACTTGCTGTCCAGGAAATGCGGAGCTTCCTCTGTGGCAACATCGGAAAGAAAATAATGGATGAGAAGGTAAGTATCTGGGACGATGGCAACAACACCTCAGGAATTCCGATGCCCTTTGATTTTGAGGGAGTGCCAAGGCAGCGTGTGGACATAATTGAAAATGGTGTGGCAAAGGGCTATGTTTATGATTCCTACACTGCTGGCAGAGAAGGAAAGCAGAGCACAGGACATGCTTTACCACCAGGTATGGGTGCGTTCGAAGTGGGACCACTCCCAATTAATCTGTTCATGAAAGAGGGCACGATGAAAGTAGAGGACATGATTGCAAATTGCAAGAAAGGTTTGCTCGTGACAAAGTTCCATTATGTAAATATCATCCATCCAGTGAAGACAATCTTTACAGGAATGACAAGGGATGGCACATTCTACATTGAAAACGGAAAGATTCTCCATCCTGTGAAAAATCTGAGATTTACTCAGAATGTAGTGGAGGCATTTTCATCTGTGAAAGGACTCAGTAAAGAGCGGAAGATAATTGGAGGCGACTTTGGAGTTACTGTCTGCCCATATGCTCATCTGGAAAAATTCAATTTCACAGGTGTGACAGAGTTCTGA